One genomic segment of Ascaphus truei isolate aAscTru1 chromosome 23, aAscTru1.hap1, whole genome shotgun sequence includes these proteins:
- the LOC142473127 gene encoding keratin, type I cytoskeletal 17-like encodes MSSCIHWYLPIRTLLTVVELDPPSRTMSCHWKSGAVKSSVCGGVGGLRVSGLAAELAKGSEHVVAGCFSGNDGLLSGGEKETMQNLNGRLASYLNKVRALEEANADLECQIKEWYIQHQPKRVDYSHYFLVIEELRHKILAQSADDARVVLQVENAKLAADDFKVKYEDELCLHQSVESDVTGLRRVLDELTFARSNLGPQLESLEEELACLKRDHEEEMNALKGQKGEINVEMDAAPGIDLSKLLSDMRAQYEVMAEQNRQKAEDRFNEKSTELKREISSSSEMAESTRCRLNDLRRSLQELEIELQAQLSLKKSLECSLAETECCYSAQLAQLQACVGSVEEQLGQVRGDMERQNSEYKILLDIKTRLEMEIETYRRLLDGEAWQQPQVKESNKTRKVRTIVEEVVNGKIVSQQVNETEEKLKS; translated from the exons ATGTCATCCTGCATCCACTGGTACCTCCCGATCAGAACCCTGCTAACCGTCGTAGAGTTGGATCCACCATCCCGTACCATGTCTTGCCATTGGAAGAGTGGAGCTGTGAAGTCCTCAGTGTGCGGCGGTGTCGGAGGCCTTAGGGTCAGTGGTCTGGCTGCAGAGTTGGCCAAGGGGTCTGAACACGTCGTTGCTGGGTGTTTCAGTGGGAACGACGGGCTGCTGTCCGGGGGTGAGAAGGAGACCATGCAGAACCTAAACGGCCGGCTGGCCTCCTATCTGAACAAGGTGCGCGCCTTAGAAGAAGCCAACGCGGACCTGGAATGTCAAATCAAGGAGTGGTATATTCAGCACCAACCGAAGAGAGTGGACTACAGTCATTATTTCCTGGTCATTGAGGAGCTCAGACATAAG ATCCTGGCTCAGAGTGCGGACGATGCCAGAGTCGTGCTGCAGGTGGAGAACGCCAAGCTGGCTGCTGACGATTTTAAGGTTAA GTATGAGGACGAGCTGTGCCTCCACCAGAGCGTGGAGTCGGACGTTACCGGCCTGCGCAGGGTGCTGGACGAGTTGACCTTCGCAAGGTCGAACCTTGGGCCTCAGCTGGAGAGTCTGGAGGAAGAGCTCGCTTGTCTGAAGCGTGACCACGAGGAG GAAATGAACGCCCTGAAGGGGCAGAAAGGGGAGATTAACGTGGAGATGGACGCGGCCCCCGGAATCGACCTCAGCAAACTTCTCAGCGACATGAGAGCGCAGTACGAAGTAATGGCCGAGCAGAACCGGCAGAAGGCGGAGGACCGGTTTAATGAGAAG AGCACCGAGCTGAAGCGGGAGATTTCCAGTAGCAGCGAGATGGCGGAGTCcaccagatgccggctgaacgaCCTGAGGCGCTCGCTGCAGGAGCTGGAGATCGAGCTTCAGGCCCAGCTCTCACTG AAGAAGTCCCTGGAGTGCTCGCTGGCGGAGACGGAGTGCTGCTACAGTGCGCAGCTCGCCCAGCTGCAGGCGTGCGTGGGAAGTGTGGAGGAGCAGCTGGGCCAGGTCCGGGGGGACATGGAGCGCCAGAATTCAGAGTACAAAATTCTCCTGGATATCAAGACCCGTCTGGAAATGGAGATTGAGACTTACCGCCGGCTACTGGATGGGGAAGC ATGGCAACAACCGCAAGTGAAAG AGTCCAACAAAACCCGCAAAGTGAGAACCATAGTGGAGGAGGTGGTGAACGGCAAGATTGTCTCACAGCAAGTGAATGAAACGGAGGAGAAGCTGAAATCATAA
- the LOC142473128 gene encoding keratin, type I cytoskeletal 10-like codes for MRQLNVRLAEFMSHCFRLEESNLLLEKTIEEQLENSASEVSNWKDKVQESKSLVHSICDAVMENAHLYLGVDRCSADLASLRERYSKELSAGEQVSGKNALLETMRAEFAQSIAELELAVRSMEEEADDLTTNRQRVQYGHASPEAPATGGREQRVACTVG; via the exons ATGAGACAGCTCAACGTCAGACTGGCGGAGTTTATGAGCCACTGTTTCCGCCTGGAAGAGTCCAACCTCCTGTTGGAAAAGACGATTGAAGAGCAGTTGGAGAACAGCGCGTCCGAAGTTTCTAACTGGAAAGACAAGGTGCAAGAGAGCAAAAGTCTTGTACACAGT atctgtGACGCGGTGATGGAAAACGCCCACCTGTACCTGGGAGTCGATCGATGCAGCGCGGATCTCGCGTCTCTCAGAGAAAg GTACAGCAAAGAGCTTTCCGCGGGCGAGCAGGTATCCGGGAAGAACGCGCTGCTGGAGACTATGCGGGCGGAATTCGCTCAGAGCATCGCCGAGCTGGAACTCGCCGTTCGGTCCATGGAGGAAGAAGCGGACGATTTGACCACAAACCGGCAGCGGGTACAGTATGGTCACGCGTCTCCCGAAGCACCAGCGACGGGGGGTAGAGAGCAGAGAGTGGCTTGTACAGTGGGTTAg